Genomic segment of Cronobacter dublinensis subsp. dublinensis LMG 23823:
CTGAAGGGCTTCTCGCTGACCATGCTTATCGGCGTGTCCATCGGTACGGCGTCGTCGATTTACGTCGCGTCCGCGCTGGCGCTCAAGCTCGGCATGAAGCGTGAACATCTGCTGCAGCAGAAGGTGGAAAAAGAGGGCGCCGATCAGCCCTCCATTCTGCCGTAATCGCCTGAGACGTTACGTGACAGTAAAAACCGCAGGTTTTGGCCTGCGGTTTTTTTTCGCCTTGATGATGCGCCGTGCGCGTTGCAGGCAGCAGGTTTGCTCGCTATTTGTCACCCGCGCCCATAAAAAAAGCCAGCATACGCTGGCTTTTTCATTGAGCTTGTCAGGCTCAGAAGTTGTAACCGACGACCAGGTAACCACCCCAACCGGTAGAGCGGGTGTTGTAGTTGGTGAATGCCAGTTCGGCATCGTCGTTCCACTGGCCGCCGTTGTGCCAGTAACGCGCCACTACAGAGTAGTGCCAGTGATCGTAGTTCAGCGCCAGGATATGGCTGGAGGCGATGGAGTCGTTCGTGCGGGCCTTCACGCCATTGAGCGCGTAACCGCCTTTATCGCCGAGGTCTGAACCCCAGTCAAAGTTAGTAAAGCCGATATAGCTCAGGTTGCCGCCCCACAGCTGGGTGATCGGCACAAAGTATTTCACTTTGAAGCGGTAGCCATCCCACTCGTTTTCATTCGGGGCGCCGTAGTTCTGCCACTGGTATTTGGCATAGACGTTCAGGGAGAGGCTCATCGGCAGGCCGGTGTCGATATCGGTGCCGAGGCCCATATACCAGGTGCTCTGTTCCTGAGAGTCGTTACGACCCATATCATAGATATAGTTGTTGGCGAAGTACCACTCTTTGAACGGGCCGAACGCCAGGCTGGTGCCGGTCAGTTTGTCGATGGAGAAACGCGGTTCGATCTCCATAAACAGCGGGGAACCCTTGTTCCAGATCCCTTTGGCATCGCGGTTGCCGCCGAAGAATACCGGCGCATCCAGGTAGCCATAGAAATCAAACCAGTCTTTTTTCGCGAAAGCTTCATATTCCAGATAGGTATCGTTGCGGATGGTCGGTCCGAAGCGGGTGTGGTAGCTGCCCACGACGTTCACGCTCTGGTGCCACCAGTCGGAAACAAACTCGCTATTGCTGGTTTCTGCCGCACTGGCAGTAAAAGAGGTGGAGAGCGCCAGGGCTGCACCGGCAGCTAAAACAATTTTTTTCATAATAGAGCCACTGTTTTAAGGAAATCCCCATTTCTGGGTGGAGTAAAGCTTTCGCATTTGGCGGGCTGGCCGCCACCGCATAAATTGTGCTGCCTATTATAAGTATCCAGCCTCACAAAAATATGTGGCATTTCACATTCTTGTCATGTACGTAATCGATTGCGTTCACGTTTGCGTACATCGGAAAGCGGATTCTAACGGCATAAGGGAACTCTGCCAACATTCGTGGTGCCACTTTTTATGGAAATGGCGGCAAAAGACGGAAGTTAACGGCGTGAGAACGCAAGAGGGCGCAGCGGCGCGAATGTAACAAATGGTGCGCCGCTGGCTAAGGGAGCATTACGGCGCGACGACGGCGTCGCTGGCGATAAGCGGCTGGATATCATGCACGCGGATAAAACCCAGTTGTTCTGGCGTAATACCACTAAGCGTCAGTGGAATCGAAACGTCGCCTGGCGCCAGCGTGCTGGCAGGCGCGCTGAACGGCTGATTCTGCACGTTCACTTCCTGATAGTTTTCCGTCGTGCCCTGCAGCTGGCCCCATTCTACGGTGCCGGTAAAGGCGGGCAGCGGTTCGTTGGATTCACTCTGAATAAATAGCGCCGCCTGCGTGCCGTTCGCGCCTGCCGAGACGTTGCGCAGCGACATTTTCAGCATCCCGAGCTGACTGCTGAGGCGCGCCGGAGTGTTCGAGCCCGGCAACAGGTAAACACCGCTTTGCGATTTTACATTCAGCGCGTTCTGCTGCGTGATTTTGACGGTTTCCTGCTTCAGCTTCGTCATTTCGTGATTCAGCGTGCTGACATTCTGGTGCATCTGGCGCACTTCGCTTTGCGGGGCGCAGGCGCTCAGGGCCAGGGTGCTGCCTGCGATCAGCCATTTCAGATAACGTGTTGTCATTGTTCGCTTTTCCTGAAAAAGGTGAGGTGCAGTAATGGTAGAGCCTGGCGGCGCGTCTGGCATAGCGCCTTTGTCTCAAAATGGTTGCGTCTTTGTAGTCCCGCCAGTTCAGGGTAAACTGTTGTTCAGTTAACTTTTTCAGTCAGGAAGCGCTATGCATTGCCCGTTCTGTTTCGCCGTTGACACTAAAGTGATCGATTCCCGCCTGGTGGGTGAGGGCTCCTCGGTACGCCGTCGCCGCCAGTGCCTGGTGTGCCATGAGCGTTTCACGACGTTTGAGGTGGCCGAGCTGGTGATGCCGCGCGTGGTGAAAAGCAACGACGTGCGCGAGCCCTTTAACGAAGACAAACTGCGCAGCGGCATGCAGAAAGCGCTGGAAAAGCGTCCGGTCAGTTCCGACGACGTCGAAATGGCCATCAACCATATCAAATCCCACCTGCGCGCCACCGGCGAGCGCGAAGTACCGAGCAAACTTATCGGCAATCTGGTCATGGAACAGCTCAAAAAGCTCGATAAAGTGGCGTATATCCGCTTCGCCTCGGTCTACCGCAGCTTTGAAGATATCCGCGAATTCGGCGAAGAGATCGCCCGCTTACAGGATTAACCGATGTCCGACGAATTTTACATGGCGCGCGCGCTCACGCTCGCGGGCCAGGGACGCTTTACCACACACCCCAACCCGCGCGTAGGCTGCGTTATCGTTAAGGATGGCGCGATTGTCGGCGAAGGCTTCCACCTGCGCGCAGGCGAGCCGCATGCGGAAGTCCACGCGCTGCGTATGGCGGGCGACAGGGCGCGCGGCGCGACGGCGTATGTCACGCTGGAGCCGTGCAGCCATCACGGACGCACGCCGCCGTGCTGCGACGCGCTGATTAACGCGGGCGTCGCGCGCGTCGTCGCGGCGATGCAGGACCCGAACCCGCAAGTGGCGGGGCGCGGGCTCTATCGTTTGCAGCAGGCGGGCATCGACGTCAGCCACGGGCTGATGATGAGCGAGGCCGAGGCCCTGAATAAAGGTTTTCTCAAGCGCATGCGCACCGGCTTTCCGTTTATTCAACTCAAGCTTGGCGCGTCGCTTGACGGGCGCACGGCGATGGCGAGCGGTGAAAGCCAGTGGATAACCTCGCCGCAGGCCCGGCGGGACGTGCAGCGTCTGCGCGCCGAAAGCCATGCTATCCTCACTACCAGCGCCACCGTGCTGGCGGACGACCCGTCGATGACCGTGCGCTGGGACGAACTCGGCGAAGACACGCAGGCGCTTTACCCGCGTGAAAACCTGCGCCAGCCGCTGCGTATCGTGCTTGACCGTCAGAATCAGGTGACGCCCGCACACAGGATTGTCAATCAGCCTGGCGAAACCTGGCTTGCCCGCGCCACCCCTGACGACGCCGTCTGGCCTGCGGGCGTTGAACAACTTCCGACGCCGGTACATAACGGCAAGCTGGATCTCGTCCTGCTGATGATGCAACTGGGCAAACGCCAGGTGAACAGCCTGTGGGTGGAAGCGGGCCCGCAGCTCGCCGGCGCGCTGCTCCATGCCGGTCTGGTGGACGAACTTATCGTGTATATGGCCCCGAAACTGCTCGGCAGCGAGGCCCGCGGGCTTTTCGCGCTGCCAGGCCTTGAGCGACTCTGCGACGCGCCGCGTCTGGAATTTCGCGACGTCGTACAGGTCGGCCCCGATTTGCGCCTGCGCCTCGCGCTCGCCTGACGGCGGGACGTAAAACGTAAGCAGTGCGCGAAAGAGTATGATAAAATCCGCCCCCTGCGGGGGCTACATAACCCTAAGGTAAGAGTATGAACATTATTGAAGCTACCGTTGCTGCCCCGGACGCTCGCGTCGCCATCGCCATTGCGCGTTTCAACAACTTCATCAATGACAGCCTGCTGGAAGGCGCGATCGACGCCCTGAAACGTATTGGTCAGGTAAAAGATGAAAACATCACCGTGGTGTGGGTGCCAGGCGCTTACGAGCTGCCGCTGGCGGCACAGGCGCTGGCGAAAACCGCAAAGTATGACGCGGTTATCGCGCTCGGTACGGTGATCCGCGGCGGCACTGCGCATTTCGAATACGTTGCGGGCGGCGCCAGCAATGGTCTGGCCCACGTGGCGCAGAACAGCGAAATCCCGGTAGCTTTTGGCGTACTCACCACTGAAAGTATTGAACAAGCCATCGAACGCGCTGGCACCAAAGCCGGTAACAAGGGCGCCGAAGCGGCGCTGACCGCGCTTGAAATGATTAATGTCCTGAAGGCTATCCAGGCCTGATTTTTTTGTAAGGGGAATTCCGTGAAACCTGCTGCTCGTCGCCGCGCCCGTGAGTGTGCCGTCCAGGCGCTTTACTCCTGGCAGTTGTCCCATAACGACATCGCCGATGTTGAATACCAGTTCCTGGCGGAACAGGATGTCAAAGATGTGGACGTGATGTATTTCCGCGAACTGCTCTCCGGGGTGGCGACCAACAGCGGCTATCTCGACGGCCTGATGAAGCCGTACCTGTCCCGTCAGCTCGAAGAGCTGGGCCAGGTGGAGAAAGCGGTGCTGCGCATCGCGCTGTTCGAACTCTCAAAACGTGACGATGTGCCGTACAAAGTGGCCATCAACGAAGCGATTGAGCTGGCGAAAGTCTTCGGTGCCGAAGACAGCCACAAGTTCGTCAATGGCGTGCTCGACAAAGCCGCGCCGTATATCCGCCCCAACAAAAAGTAAAATCCGCCTGCCATCGGCAGGCGAGACCTGGCGCTCGTTTTCTTTTACCGTTCTGTGCGTCAGACGGGCAAAAAGCTGGCGATTGTCTACTATGGTCATCAATGCGAAGAACCTGCTGTTCTTCGTCTGCTGTCTGAGGCCGGGCTTCCGGCCTTTTCTTCTTTTCTCTTGTGTTGAGGCATAACCCTATGGCATGCGGCGAGTTTTCCCTGATTGCACGTTATTTCGATCGGGTCAGAAGCTCTCGTCTTGATGTTGAAACCGGCATCGGTGACGACTGCGCGCTGTTAACCGTGCCGGAGAAGCAGACCCTGGCGATCAGTACCGACACGCTGGTATCAGGCATTCACTTTTTACCGGATATCGATCCGCGCGATCTCGGCTACAAGGCGCTGGCAGTCAACGTGAGCGATCTGGCGGCGATGGGCGCCGACCCGGCCTGGCTGACGCTGGCATTAACCCTGCCGGAGGTCAATGAGCCCTGGCTTGAGGCCTTCAGCGACAGCCTGTTTGAACAACTCAACTATTACGATATGCAGCTTATCGGCGGCGACACCACGCGCGGCCCGCTGTCGATGACGCTTGGCATTCACGGTTTCGTCCCGGCCGGACGGGCGCTGAAACGCTCGGGCGCGCGGCCTGGCGACTGGGTCTACATCACCGGCACGCCGGGCGACAGCGCCGCGGGGCTTGCGATTTTGCAGCAGCGCCTGACACCAGAGAACGACCCCGATGCCGACTATCTCATTAAACGCCACCTGCGCCCGACGCCGCGTGTGTTGCACGGTCAGGCGCTGCGCGGGCTGGCGAGCGCGGCTATCGATCTCTCCGACGGGCTGATTTCCGATCTCGGGCACATCCTCAAGGCAAGCGACTGCGGCGCGCGCATCGATCTTGACGAAATTCCGTATTCAGCCGCAATGACGCGCAACACCACGCCGGAACAGGCGCTGCGCTGGGCGTTGTCGGGCGGCGAAGATTACGAACTCTGCTTTACGGTGTCGGAGATTAATCGCGGTGCGCTGGAGGTGGCGGTGAATCATCTCGGCGTGCCCGTGACCTGCATCGGACAGCTGACCACTGCTGCCGAAGGCATGGTTTTTTTACGCGATGGCGCGCCGGTAACGCTCGACTGGAAAGGATATGACCACTTCGAAACGCACGTTTAATAAGGATGTCGCTAAAAGCCGGCTGAATTTACGCAACCCCTGGCACCTGCTCGCCACGGGCTTTGGCAGCGGTTTAAGCCCGTGGGTGCCGGGCACGATGGGCTCGCTTGCCGCGATCCCGTT
This window contains:
- a CDS encoding nucleoside-specific channel-forming protein Tsx, which gives rise to MKKIVLAAGAALALSTSFTASAAETSNSEFVSDWWHQSVNVVGSYHTRFGPTIRNDTYLEYEAFAKKDWFDFYGYLDAPVFFGGNRDAKGIWNKGSPLFMEIEPRFSIDKLTGTSLAFGPFKEWYFANNYIYDMGRNDSQEQSTWYMGLGTDIDTGLPMSLSLNVYAKYQWQNYGAPNENEWDGYRFKVKYFVPITQLWGGNLSYIGFTNFDWGSDLGDKGGYALNGVKARTNDSIASSHILALNYDHWHYSVVARYWHNGGQWNDDAELAFTNYNTRSTGWGGYLVVGYNF
- a CDS encoding SadB/YajI family lipoprotein — translated: MTTRYLKWLIAGSTLALSACAPQSEVRQMHQNVSTLNHEMTKLKQETVKITQQNALNVKSQSGVYLLPGSNTPARLSSQLGMLKMSLRNVSAGANGTQAALFIQSESNEPLPAFTGTVEWGQLQGTTENYQEVNVQNQPFSAPASTLAPGDVSIPLTLSGITPEQLGFIRVHDIQPLIASDAVVAP
- the nrdR gene encoding transcriptional regulator NrdR — its product is MHCPFCFAVDTKVIDSRLVGEGSSVRRRRQCLVCHERFTTFEVAELVMPRVVKSNDVREPFNEDKLRSGMQKALEKRPVSSDDVEMAINHIKSHLRATGEREVPSKLIGNLVMEQLKKLDKVAYIRFASVYRSFEDIREFGEEIARLQD
- the ribD gene encoding bifunctional diaminohydroxyphosphoribosylaminopyrimidine deaminase/5-amino-6-(5-phosphoribosylamino)uracil reductase RibD; its protein translation is MSDEFYMARALTLAGQGRFTTHPNPRVGCVIVKDGAIVGEGFHLRAGEPHAEVHALRMAGDRARGATAYVTLEPCSHHGRTPPCCDALINAGVARVVAAMQDPNPQVAGRGLYRLQQAGIDVSHGLMMSEAEALNKGFLKRMRTGFPFIQLKLGASLDGRTAMASGESQWITSPQARRDVQRLRAESHAILTTSATVLADDPSMTVRWDELGEDTQALYPRENLRQPLRIVLDRQNQVTPAHRIVNQPGETWLARATPDDAVWPAGVEQLPTPVHNGKLDLVLLMMQLGKRQVNSLWVEAGPQLAGALLHAGLVDELIVYMAPKLLGSEARGLFALPGLERLCDAPRLEFRDVVQVGPDLRLRLALA
- the ribH gene encoding 6,7-dimethyl-8-ribityllumazine synthase translates to MNIIEATVAAPDARVAIAIARFNNFINDSLLEGAIDALKRIGQVKDENITVVWVPGAYELPLAAQALAKTAKYDAVIALGTVIRGGTAHFEYVAGGASNGLAHVAQNSEIPVAFGVLTTESIEQAIERAGTKAGNKGAEAALTALEMINVLKAIQA
- the nusB gene encoding transcription antitermination factor NusB — its product is MKPAARRRARECAVQALYSWQLSHNDIADVEYQFLAEQDVKDVDVMYFRELLSGVATNSGYLDGLMKPYLSRQLEELGQVEKAVLRIALFELSKRDDVPYKVAINEAIELAKVFGAEDSHKFVNGVLDKAAPYIRPNKK
- the thiL gene encoding thiamine-phosphate kinase, with amino-acid sequence MACGEFSLIARYFDRVRSSRLDVETGIGDDCALLTVPEKQTLAISTDTLVSGIHFLPDIDPRDLGYKALAVNVSDLAAMGADPAWLTLALTLPEVNEPWLEAFSDSLFEQLNYYDMQLIGGDTTRGPLSMTLGIHGFVPAGRALKRSGARPGDWVYITGTPGDSAAGLAILQQRLTPENDPDADYLIKRHLRPTPRVLHGQALRGLASAAIDLSDGLISDLGHILKASDCGARIDLDEIPYSAAMTRNTTPEQALRWALSGGEDYELCFTVSEINRGALEVAVNHLGVPVTCIGQLTTAAEGMVFLRDGAPVTLDWKGYDHFETHV